From a single Arachis hypogaea cultivar Tifrunner chromosome 3, arahy.Tifrunner.gnm2.J5K5, whole genome shotgun sequence genomic region:
- the LOC112776888 gene encoding protein OBERON 3-like yields MKKLLRPERILRGVVYESVPAAALMIQELADEVIASTKKYLKNLIEKPDKKDELVSLQSRLERRSDLSKETLLKCHKVQLEILVSVKMGLTNFLSGKIQLFEMVGLFLYRRCRNVNCKSLLPVATHKTTSH; encoded by the coding sequence ATGAAGAAGCTCTTAAGGCCTGAGAGGATCCTGAGGGGAGTTGTTTATGAGTCTGTTCCCGCCGCAGCACTGATGATTCAGGAGCTTGCTGATGAAGTCATAGCTTCAACCAAGAAATACCTAAAGAATCTCATTGAGAAGCCTGACAAAAAAGATGAATTAGTTAGCCTACAAAGCAGGCTTGAAAGGAGATCTGACCTCTCCAAAGAGACTCTTTTGAAGTGCCATAAGGTGCAGTTGGAGATTCTGGTTTCTGTCAAGATGGGGCTTACAAACTTCTTATCtggtaaaattcaattatttgagATGGTAGGGCTTTTCTTGTATAGGAGATGTAGGAATGTTAACTGCAAGAGTCTGCTTCCTGTTGCTACACACAAAACGACGTCGCATTAA
- the LOC112790479 gene encoding glycerophosphocholine acyltransferase 1 isoform X2: MSDNEEYYIQYGDGQPEKVRRRFRDRSKEVLSKQAVMIAKRAEEHESFLSKVTHLLGVLSFGGFCFLLGARPQDVPLVYCLFYVIFVPLRWIYYKFKKWHYYLLGPLAWALIVWRCSLVFSSVDKIVSVLIHLLPGLVFFTIRWWNPTALEALKTERNTWSYAEDKSYLWTWLVLVPLVVYSLWQILYYLIVNVLRRQRFSRDPEVMTSYRELSKKAKKANNLWWRLSGLLGDQNRLLMFIFLQAVFTVATTALTVPIFLSYEISVVFQILKVSASAWNGASFLLDVMPRQVILKEKKKSEMQPAVQNENENSS, encoded by the exons ATGTCAGATAACGAAGAGTATTACATACAGTACGGCGATGGCCAACCTGAGAAGGTGAGGCGCAGGTTCAGAGACAGGTCCAAG GAGGTTCTGTCCAAACAAGCCGTTATGATCGCCAAACGGGCCGAAGAACACGAAAGCTTCCTCAGCAAG GTGACGCATCTTTTGGGGGTTCTTTCTTTTGGTGGGTTTTGCTTCCTCCTTGGGGCAA gACCACAGGACGTTCCCTTAGTGTATTGTTTATTCTATGTCATATTTGTTCCTCTTCGCTGGATATACTATAAGTTCAAGAAATGGCATTACTATCTTCTG GGACCGTTGGCGTGGGCTTTGATTGTTTGGCGCTGCAGCTTGGTCTTCAGTTCCGTAGACAAAATTGTCAGTGTTCTTATCCATCTTTTACCTG GGTTGGTTTTCTTTACCATCCGATGGTGGAACCCTACGGCCTTGGAGGCCTTGAAGACAGAGAGAAATACATGGTCTTATGCCGAAGATAAATCCTATCTCTGGACGTGGTTGGTTCTGGTTCCCTTAGTGGTTTATTCTCTCTGGCAAATTCTATACTATCTTATTGTCAATGTCTTACGCCGGCAAAGGTTTTCAAGAGATCCTGAAGTTATGACTTCATACAG GGAACTCTCGAAAAAGGCTAAGAAAGCAAACAATTTGTGGTGGCGCTTAAGCGGCTTGCTTGGCGACCAGAATCGCTTGTTAATGTTCATTTTTCTTCAAGCCGTGTTTACTGTGGCAACCACGGCACTGACTGTTCCGATTTTCCTGTCGTATGAAATATCGGTAGTGTTCCAAATACTCAAGGTCTCCGCTTCTGCGTGGAATGGGGCAAGCTTTCTGTTAGATGTGATGCCTAGGCAGGTAATTCTCAAGGAGAAAAAGAAATCAGAAATGCAACCTGCTGTTCAGAATGAAAATGAGAACTCATCATAG
- the LOC112790479 gene encoding glycerophosphocholine acyltransferase 1 isoform X1: MSDNEEYYIQYGDGQPEKVRRRFRDRSKEVLSKQAVMIAKRAEEHESFLSKVTHLLGVLSFGGFCFLLGARPQDVPLVYCLFYVIFVPLRWIYYKFKKWHYYLLDFCYYANTIFLVFLLFYPRNEKLFLVCFSFAEGPLAWALIVWRCSLVFSSVDKIVSVLIHLLPGLVFFTIRWWNPTALEALKTERNTWSYAEDKSYLWTWLVLVPLVVYSLWQILYYLIVNVLRRQRFSRDPEVMTSYRELSKKAKKANNLWWRLSGLLGDQNRLLMFIFLQAVFTVATTALTVPIFLSYEISVVFQILKVSASAWNGASFLLDVMPRQVILKEKKKSEMQPAVQNENENSS; encoded by the exons ATGTCAGATAACGAAGAGTATTACATACAGTACGGCGATGGCCAACCTGAGAAGGTGAGGCGCAGGTTCAGAGACAGGTCCAAG GAGGTTCTGTCCAAACAAGCCGTTATGATCGCCAAACGGGCCGAAGAACACGAAAGCTTCCTCAGCAAG GTGACGCATCTTTTGGGGGTTCTTTCTTTTGGTGGGTTTTGCTTCCTCCTTGGGGCAA gACCACAGGACGTTCCCTTAGTGTATTGTTTATTCTATGTCATATTTGTTCCTCTTCGCTGGATATACTATAAGTTCAAGAAATGGCATTACTATCTTCTG GATTTTTGTTATTATGCCAATACAATCTTCTTGGTTTTCCTTCTTTTTTATCCAAGAAATGAAAAGCTTTTTCTGGTTTGCTTTTCGTTTGCCGAG GGACCGTTGGCGTGGGCTTTGATTGTTTGGCGCTGCAGCTTGGTCTTCAGTTCCGTAGACAAAATTGTCAGTGTTCTTATCCATCTTTTACCTG GGTTGGTTTTCTTTACCATCCGATGGTGGAACCCTACGGCCTTGGAGGCCTTGAAGACAGAGAGAAATACATGGTCTTATGCCGAAGATAAATCCTATCTCTGGACGTGGTTGGTTCTGGTTCCCTTAGTGGTTTATTCTCTCTGGCAAATTCTATACTATCTTATTGTCAATGTCTTACGCCGGCAAAGGTTTTCAAGAGATCCTGAAGTTATGACTTCATACAG GGAACTCTCGAAAAAGGCTAAGAAAGCAAACAATTTGTGGTGGCGCTTAAGCGGCTTGCTTGGCGACCAGAATCGCTTGTTAATGTTCATTTTTCTTCAAGCCGTGTTTACTGTGGCAACCACGGCACTGACTGTTCCGATTTTCCTGTCGTATGAAATATCGGTAGTGTTCCAAATACTCAAGGTCTCCGCTTCTGCGTGGAATGGGGCAAGCTTTCTGTTAGATGTGATGCCTAGGCAGGTAATTCTCAAGGAGAAAAAGAAATCAGAAATGCAACCTGCTGTTCAGAATGAAAATGAGAACTCATCATAG